The following are from one region of the Capsicum annuum cultivar UCD-10X-F1 chromosome 1, UCD10Xv1.1, whole genome shotgun sequence genome:
- the LOC107878521 gene encoding pentatricopeptide repeat-containing protein At3g48810 isoform X2, whose amino-acid sequence MMEKLGKQQEMDSVQYLLQQIKLEGISCSEDIFISVIDAYRRGKASEQALKTFYRIQALGCKPTVKIYNHLLDSLLSDNRFHMINPIYSNMKKDGIVPNVYTYNILLKALCKNNRVDGAQKLLVEMSKKGCSPNEVSYTTIVSSLCKFGKVKEARELAMRFTPATPIYNALINGLCKVYNTKEAVDLLDEMAYKGVDPNVITYTTILNAFADQGNLGLSFAMLSKMFVRGCSPNIHSFTCLIKGNSLMGRWYEALDVWDGMVKEGILPNVVAYNTLLHGLCLAGNMNMALSVCSAMKRSDCHPNSTTYSTLIEGFVKYGDVSKASEIWNRMMNLGCRPNVVVYTCMVGVLCRNYMFEQAYCLLDNMVIENCPPNTITFNTFIKGLCFSGRIEWAMMLYNQMERFGCSGNTTTYNELLNGLFKCNNLTVALQLVREMEDKNIEFNLVTYNTIASGLCHMGMLEEAVKLVAKMLVRGITPDVLTFNILMDAYCKGGKVESAKQLLNAMNQLGLRPCFMSYTCLIGGMCNWISLEAAICCLQRMITDGIPPKISTWNVLVRHLLSKIGCRSALQYLESILAAD is encoded by the coding sequence ATGATGGAAAAACTCGGAAAGCAGCAGGAGATGGACAGTGTTCAATACCTCTTACAGCAGATAAAATTGGAGGGTATTAGTTGTTCCGAAGATATATTTATCAGTGTGATCGATGCGTATAGGAGAGGTAAGGCTTCAGAGCAAGCATTGAAGACATTCTACAGGATACAGGCTCTTGGGTGTAAGCCTACAGTTAAGATATATAATCATCTCTTGGATTCTTTGCTCAGTGATAATAGGTTTCACATGATTAATCCTATTTATAGTAACATGAAGAAAGATGGGATTGTTCCCAATGTGTATACCTATAACATTCTTCTTAAAGCATTGTGCAAGAACAATAGAGTTGATGGAGCTCAGAAGTTACTTGTGGAAATGTCAAAGAAGGGCTGTTCTCCTAATGAAGTGAGCTATACAACGATTGTGTCTTCCTTGTGTAAGTTTGGTAAAGTAAAAGAAGCCAGAGAACTAGCCATGAGATTCACTCCTGCCACTCCTATTTATAATGCTCTGATAAATGGTCTTTGTAAGGTATATAATACTAAGGAAGCAGTTGATTTGTTGGATGAGATGGCTTACAAGGGAGTTGATCCTAATGTCATCACATACACTACGATTTTAAATGCATTTGCTGACCAAGGAAATCTTGGTCTTTCTTTTGCTATGCTGAGCAAGATGTTTGTTAGAGGCTGTTCTCCAAATATTCATTCGTTTACTTGTTTGATTAAGGGAAATTCATTGATGGGACGATGGTATGAAGCTCTTGATGTGTGGGATGGTATGGTCAAAGAGGGAATTTTGCCCAATGTTGTAGCATATAATACACTTCTCCATGGTCTGTGTTTGGCTGGTAATATGAATATGGCTCTGTCTGTTTGTAGTGCAATGAAAAGGAGTGACTGTCATCCAAATTCAACAACCTACAGCACCCTCATTGAAGGCTTTGTTAAATATGGAGATGTGAGTAAAGCATCTGAGATATGGAATAGGATGATGAATCTTGGTTGCCGTCCAAATGTTGTGGTATATACATGTATGGTTGGTGTACTCTGCAGGAATTACATGTTTGAACAAGCTTACTGTCTTCTAGATAACATGGTAATAGAAAATTGCCCACCAAATACCATTACTTTTAACACATTCATCAAAGGTTTGTGTTTTAGTGGTAGAATTGAATGGGCAATGATGCTATATAATCAAATGGAAAGATTTGGTTGCTCTGGTAATACTACCACATATAATGAGTTGTTGAATGGTTTATTCAAATGTAACAACCTTACGGTAGCACTTCAGCTTGTTAGGGAGATGGAGgacaaaaatattgaatttaatttagttaCGTACAACACTATAGCATCTGGTCTCTGCCATATGGGGATGCTTGAGGAAGCTGTAAAACTTGTGGCAAAAATGTTGGTTAGGGGAATTACACCTGATGTTCTCACCTTCAACATACTTATGGACGCATACTGTAAGGGTGGTAAGGTTGAATCTGCAAAACAACTTCTGAATGCTATGAATCAACTCGGCTTGCGTCCATGTTTCATGTCCTATACCTGTCTGATAGGTGGAATGTGCAATTGGATTAGTTTGGAAGCCGCTATCTGTTGCCTTCAGAGGATGATAACTGATGGCATTCCACCCAAGATATCGACATGGAATGTTCTAGTCCGTCATTTGCTCAGCAAGATTGGCTGTAGAAGTGCACTACAATATCTAGAGAGTATATTGGCAGCAGACTGA
- the LOC107878521 gene encoding pentatricopeptide repeat-containing protein At3g48810 isoform X1, which yields MYLKKGCSLLLKVQKKSLPFMVNPTSNVEQLNGQTGKNSVDLKESDVLKRLKYEENISTALESFKWVANSSSFKHTPLAYKIMMEKLGKQQEMDSVQYLLQQIKLEGISCSEDIFISVIDAYRRGKASEQALKTFYRIQALGCKPTVKIYNHLLDSLLSDNRFHMINPIYSNMKKDGIVPNVYTYNILLKALCKNNRVDGAQKLLVEMSKKGCSPNEVSYTTIVSSLCKFGKVKEARELAMRFTPATPIYNALINGLCKVYNTKEAVDLLDEMAYKGVDPNVITYTTILNAFADQGNLGLSFAMLSKMFVRGCSPNIHSFTCLIKGNSLMGRWYEALDVWDGMVKEGILPNVVAYNTLLHGLCLAGNMNMALSVCSAMKRSDCHPNSTTYSTLIEGFVKYGDVSKASEIWNRMMNLGCRPNVVVYTCMVGVLCRNYMFEQAYCLLDNMVIENCPPNTITFNTFIKGLCFSGRIEWAMMLYNQMERFGCSGNTTTYNELLNGLFKCNNLTVALQLVREMEDKNIEFNLVTYNTIASGLCHMGMLEEAVKLVAKMLVRGITPDVLTFNILMDAYCKGGKVESAKQLLNAMNQLGLRPCFMSYTCLIGGMCNWISLEAAICCLQRMITDGIPPKISTWNVLVRHLLSKIGCRSALQYLESILAAD from the coding sequence ATGTACTTAAAAAAAGGATGTTCTTTGCTGTTGAAAGTCCAGAAAAAGTCTCTTCCTTTCATGGTAAACCCAACTTCCAATGTTGAACAACTTAATGGTCAAACTGGTAAAAACTCCGTTGACCTAAAGGAATCTGATGTATTGAAGAGactgaaatatgaagaaaatatttcaaCTGCTTTAGAGTCTTTCAAATGGGTTGCTAATTCAAGCTCTTTCAAACACACCCCTTTAGCATATAAAATAATGATGGAAAAACTCGGAAAGCAGCAGGAGATGGACAGTGTTCAATACCTCTTACAGCAGATAAAATTGGAGGGTATTAGTTGTTCCGAAGATATATTTATCAGTGTGATCGATGCGTATAGGAGAGGTAAGGCTTCAGAGCAAGCATTGAAGACATTCTACAGGATACAGGCTCTTGGGTGTAAGCCTACAGTTAAGATATATAATCATCTCTTGGATTCTTTGCTCAGTGATAATAGGTTTCACATGATTAATCCTATTTATAGTAACATGAAGAAAGATGGGATTGTTCCCAATGTGTATACCTATAACATTCTTCTTAAAGCATTGTGCAAGAACAATAGAGTTGATGGAGCTCAGAAGTTACTTGTGGAAATGTCAAAGAAGGGCTGTTCTCCTAATGAAGTGAGCTATACAACGATTGTGTCTTCCTTGTGTAAGTTTGGTAAAGTAAAAGAAGCCAGAGAACTAGCCATGAGATTCACTCCTGCCACTCCTATTTATAATGCTCTGATAAATGGTCTTTGTAAGGTATATAATACTAAGGAAGCAGTTGATTTGTTGGATGAGATGGCTTACAAGGGAGTTGATCCTAATGTCATCACATACACTACGATTTTAAATGCATTTGCTGACCAAGGAAATCTTGGTCTTTCTTTTGCTATGCTGAGCAAGATGTTTGTTAGAGGCTGTTCTCCAAATATTCATTCGTTTACTTGTTTGATTAAGGGAAATTCATTGATGGGACGATGGTATGAAGCTCTTGATGTGTGGGATGGTATGGTCAAAGAGGGAATTTTGCCCAATGTTGTAGCATATAATACACTTCTCCATGGTCTGTGTTTGGCTGGTAATATGAATATGGCTCTGTCTGTTTGTAGTGCAATGAAAAGGAGTGACTGTCATCCAAATTCAACAACCTACAGCACCCTCATTGAAGGCTTTGTTAAATATGGAGATGTGAGTAAAGCATCTGAGATATGGAATAGGATGATGAATCTTGGTTGCCGTCCAAATGTTGTGGTATATACATGTATGGTTGGTGTACTCTGCAGGAATTACATGTTTGAACAAGCTTACTGTCTTCTAGATAACATGGTAATAGAAAATTGCCCACCAAATACCATTACTTTTAACACATTCATCAAAGGTTTGTGTTTTAGTGGTAGAATTGAATGGGCAATGATGCTATATAATCAAATGGAAAGATTTGGTTGCTCTGGTAATACTACCACATATAATGAGTTGTTGAATGGTTTATTCAAATGTAACAACCTTACGGTAGCACTTCAGCTTGTTAGGGAGATGGAGgacaaaaatattgaatttaatttagttaCGTACAACACTATAGCATCTGGTCTCTGCCATATGGGGATGCTTGAGGAAGCTGTAAAACTTGTGGCAAAAATGTTGGTTAGGGGAATTACACCTGATGTTCTCACCTTCAACATACTTATGGACGCATACTGTAAGGGTGGTAAGGTTGAATCTGCAAAACAACTTCTGAATGCTATGAATCAACTCGGCTTGCGTCCATGTTTCATGTCCTATACCTGTCTGATAGGTGGAATGTGCAATTGGATTAGTTTGGAAGCCGCTATCTGTTGCCTTCAGAGGATGATAACTGATGGCATTCCACCCAAGATATCGACATGGAATGTTCTAGTCCGTCATTTGCTCAGCAAGATTGGCTGTAGAAGTGCACTACAATATCTAGAGAGTATATTGGCAGCAGACTGA